From Kwoniella shandongensis chromosome 2, complete sequence, the proteins below share one genomic window:
- a CDS encoding cell division control protein 42, which yields MQTIKCVVVGDGAVGKTCLLISYTTNKFPSEYVPTVFDNYAVTVMIGDDPYTLGLFDTAGQEDYDRLRPLSYPQTDVFLVCFSVVSPASFENVREKWFPEVHHHCPGVPCLLVGTQVDLRDDPGHREKLAKQKLEPIAKTKALKLAEELAAVKYVECSALTQYGLKNVFDEAIVAALEPPAPKKKNKCVIL from the exons ATGCAAACGATCAAATGTGTCGTAGTCGGTGATGGTGCCGTTGGAAA GACCTGTCTGCTTATCTCATACACCACCAACAAATTCCCTTCCGAATATGTCCCTACCGTCTTTGACAACT ACGCTGTCACGGTCATGATTGGCGATGACCCATACACTCTCGGTCTGTTCGACACAGCCGGTCAAGAAGATTACGACCGACTCCGACCCCTGTCGTACCCTCAAACCGATGTGTTCCTCGTCTGTTTCTCGGTCGTTTCACCCGCCTCATTCGAGAACGTCAGAGAGAAATGGTTCCCCGAAGTCCATCACCACTGTCCCGGTGTCCCCTGTTTGCTCGTCGGAACTCAGGTCGACCTGAGAGATGATCCTGGACATCGGGAGAAACTCGCCAAGCAGAAATTGGAACCTATCGCAAAGACGAAAGCACTCAAATTGGCGGAAGAATTGGCTGCTGTCAAATACGTCGAATGTTCCGCTTTAACTCAATATGGTTTGAAGAACGTCTTTGACGAG GCTATCGTCGCGGCTTTGGAACCACCAGCTcctaagaagaagaacaagtgtGTCATCCTCTAA
- a CDS encoding guanylate kinase — protein sequence MAASQPINPEVVNRPLVICGPSGTGKSTLLTSLFASHPNTFGFSVSHTTRSPRPGEQNGKEYHFVSRDEFMERVGKGEFLEWAEFGGNCYGTTFAALTALHPLRCILDIELQGVLQLIAKAPLQTPPLSPVFLFLSPPSIPTLKSRLSGRGTETDASIRKRLDAAKKELEYAQKGKYDVYVVNDDLEKAGKQLELVAMGWKGWEECGDKLPEFDLAELD from the exons ATGGCAGCTTCACAACCCATCAACCCAGAGGTCGTCAACCGA CCCCTCGTCATCTGCGGACCCTCCGGAACTGGCAAATCCACCCTCCTtacctccctcttcgcctcccACCCAAACACGTTCGGTTTCAGCGTCTCCCACACAACTCGATCCCCTAGACCCGGAGAGCAGAATGGCAAGGAGTATCATTTCGTGAGCAGGGACGAGTTTATGGAGAGAGTTGGTAAGGGAGAGTTCTTGGAATGGGCAGAGTTTGGAGGTaattg CTACGGGACCACATTTGCCGCTCTGACCGCTCTCCACCCACTCCGATGtatcctcgacatcgagcTCCAAGGCGTTTTACAACTCATCGCCAAAGCACCTCTCCAAACTCCTCCCCTTTCCCCCgtattcctcttcctctctccaccttctatCCCCACGCTGAAATCCCGTCTCTCAGGACGAGGTACCGAGACCGATGCGAGTATCCGAAAGAGATTGGAcgcggcgaagaaggagttggagtATGCGCAAAAGGGGAAATATGATGTCTATGTCGTAAATGACGATCTGGAAAAGGCAGGAAAACAGTTGGAGTTGGTGGCGATGGGCtggaaaggatgggaggagtGTGGTGACAAGTTGCCAGAGTTTGATTTGGCAGAGTTGGATTAG